The following are encoded together in the Citrus sinensis cultivar Valencia sweet orange chromosome 1, DVS_A1.0, whole genome shotgun sequence genome:
- the LOC102614726 gene encoding protein NRT1/ PTR FAMILY 1.2-like → MGTHSEEKNMITEPLLINKNPKGGLRTLPFIIANEAFERMASMGLMPNMILYLCGEYNMETTAGTNVLLIWTAATNFLPIIGAFLADSCVGRYPMIGFGCITCLLGVVLLWLTTILSQAQPPACDQLRSDCESATWSQLMLLYSALGLMSLGGGGIRSSSLAFGAEQLEKGDENKSKGALQSYFSWYYVSVLASSMVAVTCIVYIQDNLGWKVGFGVPAVISLLSALSFFLASPFYVQSKANTSLLTGLIQVLVASYKNRHIKLSSQTTEEMYHPRKGSMLLVPSENLRCLNKACIIKHPGQDSTPDRRASNPWSLCTVDQVEELKALIKVIPLWSTGIMIAVTISQSSFPVLQASTMDRHITPNFEIPSGSFGIFTIITVILWIGFYDRILQPIASKIRGKPCQLRLKQRMGIGLLFSTASMAAWAITETVRRNIAINEGISDDPRAVVKMSAMWVLPYHVLSGLAMAFNMIGQIEFYYSELPRSMSSIASALHGLGMSVASLVASFIMNAVDEITKRGGKEGWIPSNINKGRYDYYYWLLAGLNMASFIYFLACCKAYGPCREEASEALDEKDGKEEEC, encoded by the exons atggGAACTCATTCAGAGGAAAAGAACATGATAACAGAGCCACTCTTGATCAACAAAAACCCAAAGGGTGGCCTCAGAACCTTGCCTTTCATCATAG CAAATGAAGCATTTGAGAGGATGGCGAGCATGGGGCTGATGCCAAACATGATACTGTATCTGTGCGGAGAGTACAACATGGAAACAACCGCGGGAACAAACGTACTCCTCATCTGGACAGCTGCTACTAATTTTCTCCCGATTATTGGGGCATTTCTTGCCGATTCTTGTGTGGGTCGGTACCCAATGATCGGCTTCGGTTGCATCACTTGCCTTTTG GGGGTGGTTCTGTTATGGCTGACAACAATTTTATCCCAAGCACAGCCTCCGGCTTGTGACCAACTAAGAAGCGATTGTGAATCCGCTACATGGTCTCAGTTGATGCTCTTGTATTCAGCTCTTGGGCTCATGTCACTTGGAGGCGGTGGCATACGGTCTTCCTCTTTAGCCTTTGGTGCTGAACAGTTGGAGAAGGGAGAcgaaaacaaaagtaaaggtGCCTTACAGAGTTACTTCAGCTGGTACTATGTTTCTGTCTTGGCTTCATCTATGGTTGCCGTAACTTGTATTGTTTACATTCAAGATAACTTGGGTTGGAAGGTAGGGTTTGGAGTTCCTGCTGTGATATCGTTGTTATCagctctttctttctttctggCTTCTCCCTTTTATGTCCAGTCGAAGGCTAACACAAGTTTGCTAACTGGACTAATTCAAGTCCTTGTGGCCTCATATAAGAATCgacatataaaattatcatctcAGACCACCGAAGAAATGTACCATCCCAGAAAGGGATCAATGCTTCTCGTTCCCAGTGAGAATTTAAG GTGTTTGAACAAAGCTTGTATAATCAAACATCCTGGACAAGACTCGACTCCAGATAGAAGAGCCTCAAATCCATGGAGTCTTTGTACAGTTGATCAAGTAGAGGAGTTAAAAGCATTGATCAAGGTAATTCCTCTATGGTCTACTGGGATAATGATTGCTGTGACCATCAGCCAAAGTTCATTTCCAGTGCTCCAGGCAAGCACCATGGACCGACACATTACTCCCAACTTTGAAATCCCATCGGGCTCATTCGGAATATTTACGATTATCACTGTAATATTATGGATCGGTTTCTATGATCGTATCCTTCAACCTATAGCATCAAAAATCAGAGGAAAACCGTGCCAACTAAGGTTGAAACAGAGGATGGGGATAGGACTGCTTTTCTCTACTGCATCAATGGCAGCATGGGCAATTACAGAGACTGTTCGCCGCAACATTGCAATCAACGAAGGAATTTCAGATGACCCGCGAGCTGTGGTTAAAATGTCAGCAATGTGGGTACTACCTTATCATGTGCTCAGCGGCTTGGCCATGGCTTTCAACATGATTGGGCAGATTGAGTTCTATTACTCTGAATTGCCGAGAAGCATGTCTAGCATAGCCTCCGCACTTCACGGATTGGGGATGTCAGTGGCAAGCTTGGTAGCGAGTTTTATAATGAATGCAGTCGATGAGATTACAAAAAGAGGAGGAAAGGAGGGCTGGATTCCCAGCAACATCAACAAGGGTCGTTATGATTACTATTACTGGCTTCTTGCCGGGTTAAACATGGctagttttatatattttcttgcTTGCTGCAAGGCTTATGGTCCATGCAGAGAAGAAGCGAGTGAGGCCTTAGATGAAAAGGACGGCAAGGAGGAGGAATGTTAG